In Gadus macrocephalus chromosome 11, ASM3116895v1, a single genomic region encodes these proteins:
- the psenen gene encoding gamma-secretase subunit PEN-2 yields the protein MNLERVSNEEKLGLCRKYYLGGFAFLPFLWLVNVVWFFQEAFIKPAYTEQLQIKAYVKWSGLGLAIWVAVLTTWITIYQHYRAQWGEVGDYLSFTIPLGIP from the exons ATGAATCTAGAAAGGGTCTCCAATGAAGAGAAACTCGGCCTGTGCAGAAAGTATTATCTAG GGGGGTTTGCTTTTCTACCCTTCCTCTGGTTGGTAAATGTGGTTTGGTTTTTCCAAGAGGCCTTCATTAAGCCTGCCTACACCGAACAACTTCAAATCAAAGCAT ATGTGAAGTGGTCGGGCCTGGGATTGGCCATCTGGGTGGCAGTGCTGACCACCTGGATTACCATATATCAGCACTACCGCGCTCAATGGGGCGAAGTGGGGGACTACCTCTCCTTCACCATCCCACTTGGCATTCCCTAA